TAAAGTGATAAACAATAAGTTGACTTCTTCCCTCAAAAAGCTCTTCTAGAGTTTCCTTACCATTTGGACCATCAAACACATATCCCTTTTCTACTCTTACCCAAGGGAGTTCTCGTCTATCTCGACTCAATTGGTCTTTTTGAAGCGTAAATGCTTTTTCCTTTTCAAGGTGAGCCTTTCGTATTTCAAGCCATTCTTCTCTAGAAATTATTTTCTGATTATTCATGAATATCCTCCTCTTTATTATTTAAATTTATCATGATGTCAATCTAAAATGTTACTTTTTAGTCACATATATAATGTGACTTTATGGTAACATATTTATTTTTACTTTGCAAGGGATATTGCATTGATTTATTAGTTCATTTATGAAAAAATAGTAAGATGTGGATATTCTAATGTTTATACATCTTAATGATAGATTTTTATCAAGGGGGAATTTATGATGAACATTATAAAATTAAAAGATAGACAAGAACTAGATAAAATAATTCCAACGCTGCCTTGGTATATTGAGAAATTTATCAATCACAAATTACAGGATCTTTCACCATCTACTTTACTTGAATATGTTAGAGATTATAGTACATTTCTATCTTGGTTACTTGCTGAGGGTTTATCTGATGTTAAAAATATAAAAGATGTTCCTTTAGAGCACTTAGAGAAACTACATACAGAAAGTATTGATAATTTCAGAGCATTTTTGGCAACTAGAAAAGAGAATTCAAATTCAAAAATCACAATTACTAGAAAACTCTCCTCCCTTCGATCACTTTTTCATTACTTAAGTCAAATAGCAGAAGATGAGAATTTCTATCCTCTTTTGAAAAGAAACGTTATGGCTAAAATTGAAATAAAAAGGACGAACAAAGCGAAGGAAATAGCGAATAAATTAGAAGGGAAGTTATTACAAGAAAGTGAAATTGTCGAGTTTATTGAATATGTTAAATCTGGTTATGAACAGGACATTTCAAAAAATAAACAGGCTTTATATTTTTATCAACTAAACAAAGATAGAGATGTCTGCATTATTAGCCTAATTCTTCATTCTGGTTTGCGGGTTTCAGAAGTTGTTAATTTAACCCTAGATGATATTGATTTAAAAAAACAAACGGTTTATGTATATAGAAAAGGAAATCATGATGAAACTTTTAAAACTAGAGTTTATTTTAGAAATCATGCTATAAAGTATATACAAAATTACTTATCCAATCGAGATACAATTTATAAATCACAGAAAAAAGAGAAAGCTTTCTTTCTTACTATTCCAAATGGAGCACAACAAGGTAAAAGAATGTCTAAACGTGCTATTCAAGAAATGGTCATTAAATATGCAAAAAGGTTTGGAAAGCCTTATTTAACTGTTCATAAACTAAGACATTCTTTCGCAACAGATTATTATTTGCAAAATGATCTATATAAAACACAAGAACAATTAGGACATGCATCTACCGATACGACACAAATCTACGCGCATTTAACAGAC
The window above is part of the Chengkuizengella sp. SCS-71B genome. Proteins encoded here:
- the xerS gene encoding tyrosine recombinase XerS, giving the protein MNIIKLKDRQELDKIIPTLPWYIEKFINHKLQDLSPSTLLEYVRDYSTFLSWLLAEGLSDVKNIKDVPLEHLEKLHTESIDNFRAFLATRKENSNSKITITRKLSSLRSLFHYLSQIAEDENFYPLLKRNVMAKIEIKRTNKAKEIANKLEGKLLQESEIVEFIEYVKSGYEQDISKNKQALYFYQLNKDRDVCIISLILHSGLRVSEVVNLTLDDIDLKKQTVYVYRKGNHDETFKTRVYFRNHAIKYIQNYLSNRDTIYKSQKKEKAFFLTIPNGAQQGKRMSKRAIQEMVIKYAKRFGKPYLTVHKLRHSFATDYYLQNDLYKTQEQLGHASTDTTQIYAHLTDKTMEKAIDRRVSENE